The genomic interval CTGAGATTGTCCTCAACAGTCATCTCGTTGAAAAGTTTCCTTCCTTCAGGGCACACTCCTATTCCTTTAAGTACTCGTTCATGCGGCCTAAGTTTAGTTAGGTCTTCACCGTTAAATTTTATTTTACCCTCAGTTTTTACTAACCCGATTATCGATTTTAACAACGTAGTTTTCCCAGCACCGTTTGGGCCAAGTATAGCGACGGTTTCTCCTCTCTCCACACCGAGATCGATACCGCGCAATATTACCGCCTTTTCATAGTAGGCTTTCAAATTCTCAATATCAAGTACTTTCATAGTCAACTCCCAAGTAGGCTTTAATCACCTTTTCATCTCTGATTATCTCTTCAGGAGTCCCTTCGCATATAAGCCGACCACGATCCAGAACTATGGTTCTCTTANNNNNNNNNNTCTCGGAGTTTATGCTCGATAAGAATCATCGTTATCTTTTTCGTTTTAAGCTTTTCAATAATTGTACCAAATTCTGCGCCTTCCTTTGGGCTTAACCCTGAAAAAGGCTCATCCAGTAATAGCAATTTAGGATTCGTCGCTAGAGCCATGCCGATATTTAATCTCCTTAAATCCCCTTGAGGGAGATCTTTTGCCATGTAATCCTGCTTTTCAAAAAGTCCCAGTTCTTTTAGAAGTTCTTCTCCGTTCTCAGTTACAGTAGAGACATTTTCGAGTACTGTTAGATTTTTAAAAACTCTGACGACTTGAAAAGTTCTACTCAGACCTAATCTAACTAACTCGTGAGGTTTATTTCCTACGATGCTCTTGCCATCAAATTCTATGTTTCCAAAAGTCGGTTTCATAAACCCGGATATAACGTTGAACAGCGTTGTTTTTCCGGCGCCATTTGGGCCGATAATACCTAAACACTCTTGAATTTTTACCTCGAAGCTTACATTGTATAATGCTTCAAGCTCTCCAAATTTTTTTGTCAAGTTCTCAACTTTGAGTATTAAGTTTCCCACAAACCTCTCATTTAAAATGTAAATTATTTAAATATTGTCTAGACTTGAACGTGACGGAATTTTCAATCCAAGG from Candidatus Bathyarchaeia archaeon carries:
- a CDS encoding ATP-binding cassette domain-containing protein — protein: MGNLILKVENLTKKFGELEALYNVSFEVKIQECLGIIGPNGAGKTTLFNVISGFMKPTFGNIEFDGKSIVGNKPHELVRLGLSRTFQVVRVFKNLTVLENVSTVTENGEELLKELGLFEKQDYMAKDLPQGDLRRLNIGMALATNPKLLLLDEPFSGLSPKEGAEFGTIIEKLKTKKITMILIEHKLR